The genomic segment GCCCGCGAAGGCGCCAGCGAGCAGGACGAGAACCGCTTCGAGCAGGAGAGCCGGGCTTTCTTCCAGCGCGTGCGCGACGCCTACCTGGCCATCGCCCGCCGCGAGCCCGCGCGCGTCTTCCTGGTGGACGCGCGCCGCCCCGCCGACGTCGTCCATCCTGAGATTGTCGCGGAGGTGAAGAAACGGCTGTTGATGAAGAACTAGCTCTTGGCTTTTGGCTCTTGGCTTTTGGCTCTTAGCTTTTGGCTTTTAGCTCTTAGCCCAGCCTTTTGCCTTTTTACTTTTGCCTTTCGGGAACCGCAGATGGGCTTCCAGGATTTCTACGGCAACGAGGAGGTGGTCACGCGGGTGCGCGAGATGCTCGCCCGCCGCCGCCTGCCCCACGCCATCATCCTCAGCGGCCCGCCGGGCGCCGGCAAGTACACCCTGGCGCAGATGATGGCCAAGGCTATGAACTGCCTGGCCCCACCGCCAGGCGGCCTCGCCGACTTCTGCGGCCGCTGTGCCAACTGCATCCGCATCGCCCAGGCCGACGACCTGGCAGCCCGCTTCGCCGAGGCGGTGGAGGCGCGCGAAGCCCTGCGCGAGACTGACAGGAAGGACACCCGCATCTTCGTCCAGACCCATCCCGACGTGCTCATCATCCCGCCCGACCCGCCGCAGATGATGATCAAGGTGGACCAAGTGCGCCGCGTCACCGAGACCATCTACTTCCGTCCCGGCGAAGGCCGTGAGCGCGTCTACATCTTCACCGACGGCGCCTTCCTCAAGGAGGCCGCCAACGCCCTGCTCAAGGTGCTGGAGGAGCCTCCGGAGTTCGCCACCCTCCTCCTGCTGGTGGAGAACCCGGGCCAACTGCTGCCCACCCTGCGCTCGCGTTCGATCCTCCTGAACCTGGCGGCGCTGGCGCCGGCCGCGATCGAGGAGTACCTGGCGGGCCGGCGACCCAGGTGGAGCGCCGGACAGCGCGCGCTGGTGGCGCGTCTCTCCGGCGGCGCGGTGGGCGCCGCCCTGGCCTTCGACCTGGAGCGCTACAGCGCCGCACGCCAGGACGCGCTCACCCTGCTCACCACCGCCGCCCGCAGCGAGGAGCACAGCGCCCTCTTCAAGGTCACCGAGGGCTATCGCTCCGGCGCCGAGGGCAAGGAGAAGACCGACGCCCTGCTGCGCGCCTTCTGTTCCCTGCTCGAAGACCTGCTCTTCCTGAAGTCGGGGACGCCGGAGCTGGTGCGCAACCGCGATCTGGCGGCCGCGCTCGCCCGCCTGGCCGAGGCGGTGGACTTCCCCTGGATCGCCGCCGCCGCCCTGCGCGCCGACGAGGTCCAGGCCGGCCTGCGCCGCAACCTGCTGCGCTCCCTCTCCCTCGACGCGCTCGTGGCCGCGCTGGAGCGCGGCTAGCTCTTGGCTCTTTGCCTTTTGCCTTTTGCCTTCTGCCTCCTGCAATCATCCGATCACGATCACCCGATCCAAAAAAAGGCCCTCCCGGGCGGGAGGGCCGATGGTTGTCCCAGGGCCGGTGTTAGAAGTTGAAGCGTACGGCAAACTGGATCTGCCGCGGGTCCTTGGCCGACAGGATCTGGCCGAACTGCGGGTTGATGTTGGGAACCAGGACGCCGTTCTGGATCCAAGCCCCATAGCCCTGCAGGCTGAGCTGGCTGATGGGATTGTAGAAGTTGGCCCGGTCGGTCAGGTTGTAGAACTCCGCCCGGAAGGTCAGCATGTGGCCCTCTCCGAAGACCTGGAAGCCCTTCTGGATGGCCATGTTCCAGCTGAAGTAGTTGGGCCCGGTGAACTGGTTGCGCCCGGAGTTGCCGGTGCAGGGCGTCCCGGCCACGCCGCTGAACAGCGTCCCAGAGGAAATCACAGCGCTGCCGGTGGTGGCGAAGCAGGCCGTCCCCGGCACCACCAGGTTGGTGGCGCTGATGGCGGCGTTGGGGTTGCCGTTGTTCTGGGCCACCGGTCCGACCACGTTGACCCGCTGGTCGATCTCGCCGAAAGTGGGTCCGGCGAAGATGGTGAAGGGCTGGCCGCTCTGCGCTACGAACACCCCCGCCAGCATCCAGTTCCCCGCCCAGGTGCCCTTGCCCGGGACCTGCCAGGCGTAATCCAGCACGAAGCGATGGGGTACGTTGAAGTCCGAGTTGCCCCAGTCGTTGTGCAGGAAGTTGTTGGGGTCCTGAGGCAGCAGGTAGCGGCTCACGTTGACGAAGCCGGCGCCGGTGGTGGTCAGCGCGGAACCCGCCGAAACCAGGCCCCCGGGCACCGGCGGACACGGGAAGGTCGCCGGCAAGGGGCCGAAGAAGGTGGTCAGCCCCAGGGCCGAGACCGGGTCCAGCCCGTAGCACAGGCTGGTGGGGCTGCCCAGGCCGGAGAGCTGGATCTGCCGGGTGGCGTTGGCCATGGTCACCGGCAGCAGCGGGAAGATGCCCACCGAGGCGTTGTCGCTGGACTTCGACCACACGTAGGTGGCGTTGAAGCTCAACCCGTGCCATCCCGTCTCCCGCAACCGCACCATCAGCGAGTTGTAGGTGGAGGAGCCCAGGTTGCTCATCATCATGACCGGGTAGAAGGAGTTGATGTCGCAACCCGGGGTGGTGGTGCAGAACCACTGCTGGTTGAAGTTGGCGTTGTGCACCACCGGCAGGTTGTAGCCCTGCGATCCCACCCAGCCCACCTCCAGCACCGCGTGGTTGCCCACCTGCTGCTGGATGCTGGCGTTGGCCTGCAGGGTGTACGGGGTATCGCTGTTGGCGAAGTCCATGGCCATCATGCCGAAGGGGCTGACCGCGGACTGGTCGGCGGGGCTAAAGGACGGGTCCGCCGGGTTGATGGTGATGTTGCCCATGCCGCAGGAGATGCCCGGGATGGGCGTGCTGAACCGATTGCAGACCCCGCCGAACAAGGTACTGAGGAAGGTCTGCCCGTAGATGAGCTGCGGGTTGAGCCCGACGAAGCCGGTCGGCCGGTTGTACATCAGGTCGGCGTACTGGTTGGTCGGCAACTGGTCGTAGAACAGGCCCACGCCTCCGCGGAAGACGGTCTTGCCGGTGCCGAAGAGGTCCCAGGCCAGGCCCACACGCGGGGCGAAGTTGGTGGCGTTCTGTCCCCTCACCCGGCCGTTGCCGCTGGGAGCGCAATTCCAGGGATAGCTGAAGCTGGTCAGAGCGGTGGGCGGCGCCGCGAAGTTGAAGAAGAAGCCCGGCGTGG from the Terriglobales bacterium genome contains:
- a CDS encoding DNA polymerase III subunit delta' encodes the protein MGFQDFYGNEEVVTRVREMLARRRLPHAIILSGPPGAGKYTLAQMMAKAMNCLAPPPGGLADFCGRCANCIRIAQADDLAARFAEAVEAREALRETDRKDTRIFVQTHPDVLIIPPDPPQMMIKVDQVRRVTETIYFRPGEGRERVYIFTDGAFLKEAANALLKVLEEPPEFATLLLLVENPGQLLPTLRSRSILLNLAALAPAAIEEYLAGRRPRWSAGQRALVARLSGGAVGAALAFDLERYSAARQDALTLLTTAARSEEHSALFKVTEGYRSGAEGKEKTDALLRAFCSLLEDLLFLKSGTPELVRNRDLAAALARLAEAVDFPWIAAAALRADEVQAGLRRNLLRSLSLDALVAALERG